The following proteins come from a genomic window of Synechococcus sp. NB0720_010:
- a CDS encoding bifunctional 2-polyprenyl-6-hydroxyphenol methylase/3-demethylubiquinol 3-O-methyltransferase UbiG, whose product MTVTAALSLDHFLSGGFDLRQHLASHLQLTAAELEQQLPMATEALAAAHPGAFDPEQAGSFYENEVGHAHLLELAAWHLSSADYIADTLRLQAMFAKGQVLDFGGGIGTHALAAAALPEVELVWFVDLNPANRAFVTERAERFGLTHKLRCFRDLGDAALPERFDTVVCLDVLEHLNDPSAQLEQFAQRMGPEAIALLNWYFFQGFNGEYPFHFDDPALVERFFRTLQARFLEVFHPYLITTRAYRLA is encoded by the coding sequence ATGACCGTCACCGCCGCTCTCTCCCTCGATCACTTTCTCTCCGGGGGATTTGATCTACGCCAGCATCTGGCCTCCCATCTCCAGCTCACGGCAGCGGAGCTGGAGCAGCAGTTGCCGATGGCGACCGAGGCCCTGGCCGCTGCCCACCCTGGGGCCTTTGATCCCGAGCAGGCGGGGAGCTTCTACGAGAACGAGGTGGGCCATGCCCATCTGCTGGAGCTCGCGGCTTGGCACCTGAGCAGTGCGGATTACATCGCGGACACCCTGCGCTTGCAGGCCATGTTTGCCAAGGGGCAGGTCCTCGATTTCGGCGGCGGGATTGGCACCCATGCCCTGGCGGCGGCGGCACTGCCTGAGGTCGAGTTGGTCTGGTTCGTCGACCTCAACCCCGCCAATCGCGCTTTCGTGACGGAGCGGGCGGAGCGCTTTGGCTTGACCCACAAGCTGCGTTGTTTCCGCGACCTCGGCGACGCCGCCCTGCCCGAGCGGTTTGACACGGTGGTGTGCCTGGACGTCCTTGAGCACCTCAACGATCCCTCGGCGCAGCTCGAGCAGTTCGCTCAGCGGATGGGGCCGGAGGCGATCGCCCTCCTGAATTGGTATTTCTTCCAGGGGTTCAACGGCGAGTATCCCTTCCACTTCGATGATCCGGCCCTGGTGGAGCGCTTCTTCCGCACCCTCCAGGCCCGCTTCCTGGAGGTGTTCCATCCCTATCTGATCACCACCCGCGCCTACCGCCTGGCCTGA
- the rpmA gene encoding 50S ribosomal protein L27, translating into MAHKKGTGSTRNGRDSNAKRLGVKRYGGESVSAGSILIRQRGTSVLPGNNVGRGADDTLFALVDGVVSFDTIKRGLRTRKRINVALG; encoded by the coding sequence ATGGCCCACAAGAAAGGCACCGGCTCAACCCGTAACGGCCGCGACTCCAACGCCAAGCGTCTTGGCGTGAAGCGCTACGGCGGTGAATCCGTCAGCGCCGGTTCGATCCTGATCCGCCAGCGCGGCACCTCTGTGCTCCCCGGCAACAACGTCGGCCGCGGTGCTGACGACACCCTCTTCGCCCTGGTCGACGGTGTGGTCAGCTTCGACACCATCAAGCGCGGTCTGCGCACCCGCAAGCGCATCAACGTGGCCCTCGGCTGA
- the rplU gene encoding 50S ribosomal protein L21, which produces MSTDSQTGPYAIVETSGTQVWVQPNRYYDLNRIHAEVDSTLTLENVLLVNDGKAANVGQPYVKGATVELQVMAHRRGQKIIVYKMRPKKKTRRKNGHRQELTRVMVKSISVGGKALA; this is translated from the coding sequence ATGAGTACTGATTCGCAAACCGGCCCATACGCCATCGTTGAGACCTCGGGCACCCAGGTCTGGGTTCAGCCCAACCGCTACTACGACCTCAACCGGATCCACGCCGAGGTCGACAGCACCCTCACCCTCGAGAACGTGCTGCTGGTGAACGACGGCAAGGCCGCCAACGTGGGTCAGCCCTACGTCAAAGGGGCCACCGTTGAGCTGCAGGTGATGGCTCACCGCCGCGGCCAGAAGATCATCGTCTACAAGATGCGCCCTAAGAAGAAGACCCGCCGTAAGAACGGTCACCGTCAGGAGCTCACCCGCGTGATGGTCAAGTCCATCAGCGTCGGCGGCAAAGCACTGGCCTGA
- the truB gene encoding tRNA pseudouridine(55) synthase TruB gives MSSHSCVSRIRRAYGLKRVGHGGTLDPAVTGVLPIALGPATRLLPYLESDKTYRGVIQLGVTTDSDDLEGQVLEQRPLPNLSPEAIGEALAPFRGAIQQRPPAVSAVHVNGERAYKLARAGQCPELPPRPVTIHRLELLGWDPTQGQIELEVHCSSGTYIRSLARDLGEALGCGGSLARLRRTQALGFDLAQSVTLEQLEGEPPALLNPLEVLRHLPLHRLDEEGLAGWRCGRLQDCDPSWAVEDAVVVVNPDGNLAGMARVASPGQLQPKLVLDAAG, from the coding sequence ATGAGCTCCCACAGCTGTGTCTCAAGGATTCGCAGGGCCTACGGGCTCAAACGGGTGGGGCATGGAGGGACCCTGGATCCCGCAGTCACCGGTGTGCTGCCCATTGCCCTGGGGCCCGCCACCCGGCTACTCCCCTATCTGGAGAGCGACAAGACCTATCGGGGGGTCATCCAACTGGGGGTCACAACCGACAGCGATGACCTGGAGGGCCAGGTCCTGGAGCAGCGCCCCCTGCCCAACCTCAGCCCAGAGGCCATCGGCGAGGCTCTCGCGCCATTTCGCGGGGCGATTCAACAGCGACCTCCGGCGGTCTCAGCGGTCCACGTCAATGGAGAGCGCGCCTACAAATTGGCCCGCGCCGGCCAGTGCCCTGAGCTGCCCCCCCGCCCGGTGACGATTCACCGCTTGGAGCTGCTGGGCTGGGATCCAACCCAAGGGCAGATCGAACTGGAGGTGCACTGCAGCTCTGGCACCTACATCCGCTCCCTGGCCCGAGACCTCGGCGAGGCCCTGGGCTGCGGGGGCAGCCTGGCGCGCCTGCGGCGGACCCAAGCCCTGGGCTTTGACCTGGCGCAAAGCGTCACCCTGGAGCAACTGGAGGGGGAACCTCCGGCACTGCTCAACCCCCTGGAGGTCCTGCGCCACCTCCCCCTACACCGGCTGGACGAGGAGGGGCTCGCGGGCTGGCGCTGCGGGCGCCTGCAGGACTGTGACCCCAGTTGGGCAGTCGAGGACGCCGTTGTGGTCGTGAATCCAGATGGCAACCTGGCGGGCATGGCCCGGGTCGCCTCCCCTGGGCAACTCCAACCCAAGCTCGTGCTCGACGCCGCGGGCTAG
- a CDS encoding queuosine precursor transporter, whose amino-acid sequence MPVDEALQQRRELAFLVLSGLFLGTMGMLNILGLTRFLQLGQIGSWPVVVAVGALPYPVTFLCTDLISEIWGEQRANQLVWVGLLLNGWIVLVLWLGGVLPGLPGAPEETFFAVQGLAFGAIGASMAAYMAAQFTDVRLFHFWKRRTGGRALWLRNNGSTLVSQLVDTTAVVLISHYAAHVLPVRADLPVAPQLLSFIASGYLFKALAALLDTLPFYWLTAWLRRWLMVPGAGAELGPEQRPLR is encoded by the coding sequence ATGCCCGTGGATGAGGCGCTGCAACAGCGCCGGGAGCTGGCCTTTCTTGTCCTCTCGGGTCTGTTCCTTGGAACGATGGGGATGTTGAACATCCTTGGCCTGACACGCTTCCTGCAGCTCGGTCAGATCGGCTCATGGCCGGTGGTGGTGGCGGTTGGAGCCCTCCCCTATCCGGTGACCTTCCTCTGCACGGACCTGATCAGTGAGATCTGGGGCGAGCAGCGGGCCAATCAGTTGGTCTGGGTGGGCTTGCTGTTGAACGGTTGGATCGTCCTGGTGCTCTGGCTCGGCGGTGTGTTGCCGGGTCTGCCGGGGGCGCCGGAGGAGACGTTTTTTGCCGTTCAGGGCTTGGCCTTTGGTGCGATCGGAGCGTCGATGGCGGCCTACATGGCGGCCCAGTTCACCGATGTCCGCCTGTTTCATTTCTGGAAGCGGCGCACCGGTGGTCGGGCGCTTTGGTTGCGCAACAACGGCTCGACCCTGGTCAGCCAGTTGGTGGATACGACGGCGGTGGTGCTGATCAGCCACTACGCCGCCCACGTCCTTCCGGTGCGCGCGGATCTTCCGGTGGCGCCTCAACTGCTGAGCTTCATTGCCAGTGGCTACCTGTTCAAGGCCCTGGCGGCCTTACTGGACACCCTGCCCTTCTATTGGCTAACGGCCTGGCTGCGCCGCTGGTTGATGGTTCCCGGGGCTGGGGCGGAGTTGGGACCTGAGCAGCGACCTCTACGGTGA